Proteins co-encoded in one Chitinispirillales bacterium ANBcel5 genomic window:
- a CDS encoding RNA polymerase sigma factor, whose amino-acid sequence MNKTLLEPSKELLRECRAGNQLAFKEIFHMYRSYAYNLIYKTTGAHGDHEDLLQEVFFQIYLSLKTFQGDSSFKTWFHRVVIHVCTRRWRYQQAEKRISKKDTVNLDSIENMVPSMDCGSLRKLELKDLVEQALDTLDYKLRIPIVLNIYGEMDLAEIATIMGIPEGTVKSRLFTARKQIKEFLDGLDN is encoded by the coding sequence ATGAATAAGACGCTTCTGGAGCCAAGTAAGGAGCTGCTTAGAGAATGCAGGGCTGGAAATCAGCTTGCGTTTAAGGAAATTTTTCATATGTATAGATCCTACGCCTATAATCTTATCTATAAGACTACAGGTGCACACGGGGATCATGAGGATCTGCTTCAGGAGGTCTTTTTTCAGATCTATCTATCATTGAAAACGTTTCAGGGAGATTCTTCTTTCAAGACATGGTTTCACAGGGTGGTGATACATGTCTGTACCAGGCGCTGGAGATATCAGCAGGCAGAGAAGAGAATATCCAAAAAAGATACAGTAAACCTTGATTCAATTGAAAATATGGTTCCTTCCATGGACTGTGGATCATTGCGGAAACTTGAGTTGAAGGATTTGGTTGAGCAGGCGCTCGATACTTTGGATTATAAATTGCGAATACCTATCGTACTTAATATTTATGGAGAGATGGACCTTGCGGAGATTGCCACAATAATGGGAATACCTGAAGGAACGGTTAAGTCGAGGCTTTTTACGGCCAGAAAACAGATAAAGGAGTTTCTGGACGGTCTGGATAACTAA
- a CDS encoding site-2 protease family protein, which yields MFGKRIKIIKLLGFEVYIDLSWIIIAVLIVWSLAQGVFPVLHEGLSSATYWWMGVAGAAGLFISIVLHELSHSLVARRFGLPMKSITLFVFGGVAEMDEEPPHAKAELLMALAGPVASVIIGVAFWGLSVLGQTMAFTVPVLAILGYLSTINIVLAIFNMLPAFPLDGGRVFRAILWGWKKNIKWATRVASGIGAGFGLLLVAIGIFSVLAGGIVGGLWWALIGLFIRSASKMSYESILVRGALEGESVEKFTKRDPVMVSADTTVDHLVEDYIYRYHFNIFPVENNGKVKCIDITDFKNIPRQEWERHRVEEYAKPFSADNSVQESDNAMKALTLMNRTGKTRLMVLGGSGDLVGTVAQHDLLKYLSRELNLEYPDNNNRSPSEQ from the coding sequence ATGTTTGGAAAACGAATTAAGATAATAAAACTCCTTGGTTTCGAAGTATATATCGATTTGAGCTGGATAATAATTGCCGTTCTAATTGTGTGGTCTTTGGCTCAGGGAGTATTTCCTGTATTACACGAGGGGTTATCATCCGCTACATACTGGTGGATGGGTGTAGCTGGTGCAGCAGGGCTTTTTATATCAATCGTTCTTCATGAATTGAGCCATTCATTAGTGGCCCGCCGTTTTGGCTTACCCATGAAGAGTATCACGCTCTTTGTTTTTGGTGGCGTGGCAGAAATGGATGAAGAGCCACCGCATGCAAAAGCCGAATTACTAATGGCACTGGCAGGACCGGTGGCATCGGTAATTATTGGTGTTGCATTTTGGGGGCTTTCGGTGCTCGGTCAAACTATGGCCTTCACCGTACCAGTTCTTGCTATTTTGGGCTACTTAAGCACTATAAACATCGTATTGGCTATCTTTAATATGCTTCCTGCTTTTCCCCTTGACGGGGGTCGGGTGTTTAGGGCAATTTTGTGGGGTTGGAAGAAGAATATAAAGTGGGCTACCAGGGTTGCCTCAGGAATTGGGGCCGGTTTTGGCCTGCTTTTAGTTGCAATCGGTATCTTCTCTGTACTGGCGGGAGGAATTGTAGGTGGCCTGTGGTGGGCTCTAATCGGCCTTTTTATCAGAAGCGCTTCAAAAATGTCCTATGAAAGTATCCTGGTACGGGGTGCTTTGGAAGGAGAATCGGTGGAAAAATTTACAAAACGTGATCCGGTGATGGTTTCGGCCGATACCACGGTTGATCATTTGGTGGAAGATTATATCTACAGGTACCATTTTAATATTTTTCCTGTGGAGAACAACGGAAAGGTAAAATGTATCGACATCACAGATTTTAAAAATATCCCCAGGCAAGAGTGGGAGCGGCATAGGGTTGAAGAGTATGCAAAACCTTTTTCAGCGGATAACTCAGTGCAGGAGAGTGACAATGCCATGAAAGCCTTAACGCTTATGAACAGAACCGGCAAAACAAGGCTAATGGTACTCGGTGGCAGTGGGGATCTGGTTGGGACCGTAGCACAGCATGACCTCTTAAAGTATCTCTCAAGGGAACTGAATTTAGAATATCCCGACAACAACAACCGTTCCCCTTCGGAGCAATAA
- a CDS encoding ATP-dependent DNA helicase RecG, with product MDSKPIKSRLDFLTPLSQIPNFGPKRVAALKAHGIATIGDLLYYFPTRYIDRSKAVAMADLEQYRDAVCTVCGTVRKVRYERGRKPRFRVSVEDKSGKMEAIWFQGAQIYNRTIKPEMRLILTGKIGYFGGYQMVHPMIEELKDENHAVQPYVSLYSIKERMRVAGLSQKNIRKAIDWILDSLKNYPRVLPQSLEKRKNFPDLFQCLKQIHKPESTELKRYWDRIRYEQLYKTALSIRWNRRKYALPGRSLEAGDLVQQMKGLLPFSLTADQLECINVLHRDAASENRMHRLLQGDVGSGKTLVGFFATLPALNEGLQVAWMAPTEVLAKQTFTLVQKWLTALGFKAKLLCSGVSSIEKREILKDLSSGALQFVVGTHSLFMPSVRYNTLGMIVIDEQQRFGAGQRLQLQEKDHRSDFLMMSATPIPQTVAKTLYGDLDLLTLHSTPPGRTAVSTHLVPQHKKGDMISFLQQQINSGGRVYYVVPRIEAVQDGEATKSLEEIRDELIRNGLSSVGIGCVHGKMKSEERDLAVKRFKEGKDGLLMATSIIEVGMDVSEATVIVIQGAQHFGMAQLHQLRGRVGRGDKKSYCFLLSDTADEENLTRLKQFCSTTDGFKISEIDFKLRGPGELNGFKQSGWDDPGMAELFCDPQLFTEVMNEVELLFR from the coding sequence ATGGATAGCAAACCAATAAAATCGAGATTGGATTTTCTCACTCCTCTATCGCAGATACCAAATTTTGGGCCCAAACGTGTCGCTGCTTTAAAGGCCCATGGTATAGCTACAATCGGTGATTTGCTCTATTACTTCCCTACCAGATACATTGACAGAAGTAAGGCTGTCGCGATGGCTGACCTCGAGCAGTACAGGGATGCTGTGTGCACTGTTTGCGGAACAGTTCGAAAAGTTAGATATGAAAGAGGGCGCAAACCCCGGTTTAGAGTTTCCGTTGAAGATAAGAGTGGAAAAATGGAAGCGATATGGTTTCAGGGTGCTCAGATTTACAACAGAACCATAAAGCCGGAAATGAGACTTATTCTTACCGGTAAAATAGGATATTTTGGGGGCTACCAGATGGTTCACCCTATGATAGAAGAGCTTAAGGATGAGAACCATGCAGTGCAACCGTATGTTTCTCTATATTCCATAAAAGAGCGGATGCGTGTTGCTGGCTTAAGTCAGAAAAATATTCGAAAGGCAATTGACTGGATTTTAGATAGTCTTAAGAACTATCCCAGGGTTTTACCTCAGTCTCTGGAAAAGAGGAAAAATTTCCCTGACCTTTTTCAATGTCTTAAACAGATCCACAAGCCAGAGTCAACTGAGTTAAAAAGGTACTGGGACAGAATCCGCTACGAACAGCTATACAAAACAGCGCTGTCGATACGGTGGAACAGGCGCAAATACGCTCTTCCGGGAAGGAGTTTGGAAGCTGGTGATTTGGTGCAACAAATGAAGGGCTTGTTACCATTCTCTTTAACCGCTGATCAGCTTGAGTGTATAAATGTTCTCCACCGTGATGCCGCTTCCGAAAACAGAATGCACCGGCTGTTGCAGGGGGATGTAGGTTCAGGTAAAACACTGGTGGGGTTTTTTGCTACGCTTCCGGCGTTAAATGAAGGGTTGCAGGTGGCGTGGATGGCACCTACTGAGGTGTTGGCAAAACAGACATTTACCCTTGTACAGAAGTGGCTGACAGCACTGGGGTTTAAGGCAAAACTACTGTGCTCAGGTGTAAGTAGTATTGAAAAGAGGGAAATTTTAAAGGATCTATCATCCGGGGCGCTGCAGTTTGTTGTTGGTACTCACTCCCTGTTTATGCCCTCAGTCAGGTATAATACTTTAGGCATGATCGTTATTGATGAGCAGCAAAGGTTTGGCGCGGGACAGCGTCTGCAATTACAGGAAAAAGACCATCGTTCAGATTTTCTTATGATGTCCGCTACCCCCATTCCACAAACTGTGGCCAAAACACTTTACGGGGATCTGGATCTGCTTACACTTCACTCAACTCCACCGGGCAGAACCGCGGTTTCCACCCATTTGGTTCCACAGCACAAAAAAGGTGATATGATCTCCTTTTTACAGCAACAGATAAACTCGGGGGGGAGGGTGTACTATGTTGTCCCACGGATAGAGGCTGTGCAGGATGGTGAAGCGACAAAAAGTTTGGAAGAGATAAGGGATGAGCTTATCAGAAATGGTTTATCATCTGTTGGGATCGGCTGTGTACATGGAAAGATGAAAAGCGAGGAAAGAGATCTGGCTGTTAAGCGTTTTAAAGAGGGTAAAGATGGGTTGCTCATGGCTACAAGTATCATTGAGGTGGGGATGGATGTCAGTGAAGCCACGGTGATTGTAATTCAGGGAGCACAGCACTTTGGCATGGCCCAGCTTCACCAGCTAAGAGGAAGGGTTGGGCGGGGAGATAAAAAGTCCTATTGCTTTTTATTATCAGACACCGCTGATGAGGAGAACTTAACCAGATTAAAACAATTTTGCTCGACAACCGATGGATTTAAGATTTCTGAAATTGATTTTAAGCTAAGGGGCCCGGGGGAACTGAACGGATTTAAGCAGTCTGGATGGGATGATCCCGGTATGGCAGAGCTGTTTTGTGACCCACAACTCTTCACTGAGGTAATGAATGAGGTAGAATTATTGTTCCGATAG
- a CDS encoding glycosyltransferase: MVALVIVCTLYVLCSLILLSYGIQCYVLTYLFLRKRKEKISSQRKTFNYYYQDRDESEYPLVVTQLPMYNEKLVACRVIEAAAKMEYPRSRHQIQVLDDSTDETVGYVDKTVSDLREKGYNVEIIRREDRTGFKAGALQNGLDFTDAEFVAIFDADFVPTKDFLKKSMAFFVDKPQLGLVQGRWTHLNKRESLITRGQAMGIDGHFMIEQAARSWNGLFMNFNGTAGVFRRKAIETSGGWQHDTLTEDMDLSYRMQLAGWKTEYVPDLEVPAEIPEDINAFKNQQFRWAKGSIQTAMKIIPLLWKKRMPVFKLLQAIFHLTHYVVHPLMFLLAVLTMPVLFYVKVFLPPFWFGCIVFAMILATSGPSTMYMVSQYYVGNKIRKQIFLIPALMLIGTGLAVNNGKAVLEALFKLKSPFHRTPKKGQSAGKQTYKPIKDLTCIVEILLGVYCLISFRMFLGYTNFLVSPFLVLYASGFLFVGVISIIHFRRPELIDIKLPLLKGS, from the coding sequence ATGGTCGCCCTTGTTATTGTTTGTACCCTTTATGTCTTATGTTCATTAATACTGTTATCCTATGGAATACAGTGCTACGTCCTTACTTACCTGTTTTTAAGAAAACGCAAAGAGAAAATATCCTCACAGCGCAAGACGTTCAACTACTATTATCAGGACAGGGATGAATCTGAGTACCCTTTGGTGGTGACGCAGCTGCCTATGTACAATGAAAAGCTTGTTGCCTGCAGGGTAATTGAAGCTGCCGCGAAAATGGAGTATCCCCGCAGCCGCCACCAGATACAGGTACTTGATGACAGTACCGATGAGACGGTTGGATATGTAGATAAAACCGTTAGTGATCTTCGCGAAAAGGGATACAATGTAGAGATCATTCGAAGAGAAGACAGGACTGGGTTTAAGGCCGGAGCGCTTCAGAACGGACTTGATTTCACCGATGCAGAGTTTGTCGCTATCTTTGATGCCGACTTTGTGCCTACCAAAGATTTTCTGAAAAAATCCATGGCCTTTTTTGTGGATAAACCACAACTGGGTCTTGTACAGGGAAGATGGACTCATCTTAATAAAAGAGAATCTCTCATTACCAGAGGACAGGCCATGGGAATAGATGGCCATTTCATGATTGAGCAAGCAGCAAGAAGCTGGAATGGCTTGTTTATGAATTTTAATGGTACTGCCGGAGTGTTTCGCAGAAAGGCTATTGAAACCAGTGGTGGTTGGCAGCATGATACGCTTACTGAAGATATGGATCTGTCTTACCGTATGCAGCTTGCCGGGTGGAAAACTGAATATGTCCCAGATCTTGAAGTCCCTGCAGAGATACCGGAAGATATCAATGCATTTAAAAACCAGCAGTTTAGATGGGCCAAAGGATCTATTCAGACTGCAATGAAAATCATTCCTCTGCTTTGGAAAAAAAGAATGCCTGTTTTCAAGCTCCTGCAGGCTATTTTTCATCTGACCCATTATGTAGTGCATCCACTAATGTTTTTACTTGCTGTTTTGACAATGCCGGTGCTTTTCTATGTTAAGGTGTTTTTGCCACCGTTTTGGTTTGGGTGTATTGTGTTTGCAATGATCCTGGCAACAAGTGGGCCTTCTACTATGTATATGGTTTCTCAGTATTACGTAGGCAATAAGATACGAAAACAGATCTTTTTAATACCTGCACTGATGCTTATTGGGACTGGATTGGCAGTAAATAACGGAAAGGCTGTACTTGAAGCGCTCTTTAAATTAAAGTCGCCGTTTCACCGTACACCAAAAAAAGGGCAATCTGCAGGTAAACAGACCTACAAGCCTATTAAGGACCTTACCTGTATCGTTGAGATTCTGCTTGGGGTGTATTGTCTGATAAGTTTCAGAATGTTTTTAGGATATACAAACTTTCTGGTATCACCTTTTCTTGTGCTCTATGCATCGGGATTTTTGTTTGTGGGTGTGATATCAATTATTCACTTTCGTCGTCCGGAATTAATTGATATAAAACTACCTCTTTTGAAGGGGAGTTGA
- a CDS encoding PEGA domain-containing protein, which yields MGSGKEENKLHWFESVLRSDIDESNIDYTSVELRLDSRIEQAEDLGALAMLKKDEITPHELLDRVEKQLYKRIDLYREYEEPVNECINTQEELPRNRWIKIEDKLDDSITELSLRDEWENIIMTPKISTQKQWEQREEKLFEKIKIWEQNNSEWEEAASQEELEPPFSIESRENEFDKLVSKVDSLSDWELYLRAEKVPSCGFWERVEENLFSKINSDQKSKGLGAQPFWIMIDYYLNRLSSVKYIGVVLFILVVGALTFNSFNYLNDYAQSIPTLVFQAQGADAEIVDFLATDRKQYSSNEGGFLKLVNKYGFIELQNGSALEIEHLSTEMASYRVGVSNSTESKTSQQRAVFYVNEQRTGKRFNVSTPDYDISVTGTYFSVKPEDNNRFTTQVLEGSVIIKNGAEAIELKAGQSYIYDAENESYSIRDGGIVVSRSEITRIPAIEELLNYRVLIIRSNTPGCSVKIDGRYYGSTPLALYRSEGDHRVELIKDGYETIDTLITIADESVNRLEFSMLAKAQEQKQRPFRETSAVVKTDETGEEDQPVQQLSNVEQIYRTAREYELSGSWNEALELYTKLYEDETVRDIYREDALFSIGKIKSEHVSQIEAKRVFHTYLDVFPLGLFAGESWLRLAELEFAEDQTRAVQYYHNYFELFPNHYRTSELQNRVGLIYLQQNKYNEAIAMFQTALENMAPSQKNARKSAYINLHNALRAKGDEAKAQLVMKEYRSEFDSMLP from the coding sequence ATGGGATCAGGAAAAGAAGAAAACAAATTACACTGGTTTGAGTCAGTTTTGCGCAGTGATATCGATGAATCCAACATCGATTACACTTCTGTAGAGCTGCGTCTTGATTCCCGTATAGAACAAGCTGAGGATCTTGGTGCTCTTGCAATGCTTAAAAAAGATGAGATCACTCCCCATGAGCTTTTGGATCGGGTAGAAAAGCAGCTCTATAAAAGAATCGATTTATACCGGGAGTATGAAGAACCGGTAAATGAATGTATAAATACACAGGAAGAGTTGCCCCGCAACCGATGGATAAAAATTGAAGATAAGCTCGATGATAGTATAACTGAACTCTCATTAAGAGATGAGTGGGAAAATATCATAATGACTCCCAAAATCAGTACCCAGAAGCAATGGGAACAGCGGGAAGAAAAACTCTTCGAGAAAATAAAGATTTGGGAGCAAAACAACAGCGAATGGGAAGAAGCCGCATCCCAGGAAGAGCTTGAACCACCATTTTCAATCGAAAGCAGAGAAAATGAGTTCGATAAGCTTGTATCTAAAGTAGATTCACTGAGTGATTGGGAATTGTATTTAAGAGCAGAAAAAGTTCCATCATGTGGATTTTGGGAGCGGGTGGAGGAAAACCTTTTCTCAAAAATTAACAGCGACCAGAAGAGCAAAGGTCTTGGAGCCCAGCCGTTTTGGATCATGATCGATTACTATCTTAACCGGCTTAGTTCGGTGAAATATATCGGGGTTGTTCTTTTCATTCTCGTCGTTGGCGCGCTTACTTTTAATAGCTTTAATTACCTAAACGATTATGCCCAATCTATCCCCACACTGGTTTTTCAGGCTCAGGGGGCAGATGCTGAGATAGTAGATTTCCTGGCCACCGATCGAAAACAATACAGTTCAAATGAGGGTGGTTTTCTCAAACTGGTGAATAAATATGGCTTTATTGAGCTTCAAAACGGCTCTGCTCTGGAGATCGAACACCTGAGTACAGAAATGGCAAGCTACAGAGTAGGGGTGTCAAATTCTACCGAGTCGAAGACATCTCAGCAGCGGGCTGTGTTTTATGTTAATGAACAGCGTACGGGTAAACGTTTCAACGTCTCCACACCTGATTACGATATCAGTGTTACCGGAACTTATTTCAGTGTTAAACCGGAGGATAACAACCGGTTTACAACCCAGGTGCTTGAAGGCTCTGTAATTATAAAGAATGGAGCAGAAGCAATTGAACTTAAAGCCGGGCAGAGCTACATATATGACGCTGAAAATGAGAGCTACAGTATAAGAGATGGTGGAATAGTTGTTTCCAGAAGCGAAATCACCCGTATACCTGCTATTGAAGAGCTCCTAAATTACAGAGTGCTGATTATTCGCAGCAACACTCCTGGCTGTTCGGTTAAAATAGATGGTCGCTACTATGGTTCAACACCACTGGCGCTATATCGCTCTGAAGGTGATCATAGAGTAGAACTCATAAAGGATGGATATGAAACCATAGATACTCTCATTACTATTGCCGATGAATCGGTAAATAGGCTGGAATTTTCCATGCTTGCTAAAGCACAGGAACAAAAACAGCGCCCATTCCGGGAAACTTCAGCGGTGGTTAAAACCGATGAAACCGGGGAGGAGGATCAGCCGGTTCAGCAGTTGTCAAATGTCGAGCAGATATACAGAACAGCAAGGGAATATGAGTTAAGCGGTAGCTGGAATGAGGCGTTAGAGCTTTATACAAAACTCTATGAAGATGAGACTGTACGAGATATTTACAGAGAAGACGCGCTCTTTTCTATTGGAAAGATAAAATCTGAACATGTCTCTCAAATTGAGGCAAAACGGGTGTTTCACACGTACCTGGATGTGTTTCCTCTAGGGCTCTTTGCGGGTGAATCCTGGTTGAGGCTCGCAGAGTTGGAGTTCGCGGAAGATCAGACCAGAGCGGTGCAGTATTACCATAACTATTTTGAACTATTTCCAAATCATTACAGAACTTCAGAGCTTCAAAACAGGGTTGGACTGATATACCTTCAGCAAAATAAGTACAATGAAGCGATTGCAATGTTCCAAACAGCTCTGGAAAATATGGCTCCATCACAGAAAAACGCCAGAAAAAGTGCCTACATTAATCTTCACAATGCCCTTAGGGCCAAGGGAGATGAAGCAAAAGCACAGCTTGTGATGAAAGAATACAGGTCGGAATTCGATTCTATGCTTCCCTGA
- a CDS encoding 23S rRNA (pseudouridine(1915)-N(3))-methyltransferase RlmH — MFIKVVAVGKVKERYLLTKIQEYQKLIGFDARLEVVEIRDGNRATEGEKILSILKKSQGYSFALAEEGKQFSSREFAQNIQNYNSRMVFVIGGPDGLSEKVKEYADLRFSLSRMTFTHDLARLILFEQMYRALSIIRGRKYHRD, encoded by the coding sequence ATGTTTATTAAAGTTGTGGCAGTGGGGAAGGTAAAAGAGAGGTATTTATTAACAAAAATCCAGGAGTATCAAAAGCTGATCGGTTTTGATGCCAGGCTTGAAGTAGTAGAGATCAGGGATGGTAATAGAGCAACTGAGGGTGAAAAAATACTGAGCATATTAAAGAAGAGTCAGGGTTACTCGTTTGCGCTTGCTGAAGAGGGCAAGCAGTTTAGCTCCAGGGAGTTTGCCCAAAACATTCAAAACTATAATAGTAGAATGGTATTTGTGATCGGTGGGCCGGATGGTTTGAGTGAAAAGGTTAAAGAGTATGCAGACCTGCGCTTTTCTCTGTCCAGAATGACTTTTACCCACGATCTTGCTCGTTTGATTCTTTTTGAACAGATGTATAGAGCACTATCGATTATAAGGGGTAGAAAGTACCACAGGGATTAA
- a CDS encoding MoxR family ATPase, whose translation MKEQSNDARVIQELQEKVKAIKGALSKKIVGQQVVIDDLLACFLSGGHCIITGVPGLAKTMLVQNLARCLDLQFNRVQFTPDLMPSDITGSEILVEDKATGAREFKFVKGPVFSNIVLADEINRTPPKTQSALLQAMQESEVTSSGVNYKLPVPFWVLATQNPIEQEGTYPLPEAQQDRFMFSIEIGYPDEQSELEIARSMFSAQEVDPVVDAKSVMKFRELLGSMPVADSVVKAAVTLVRSSRPDSAQCPSAVKKYLSWGAGPRASQFLVLAAKSYALLDGRATPDKGDIKRAAYPVLRHRIVRSFHGDVDGVGSNDIIKVLLEKSCR comes from the coding sequence ATGAAAGAGCAAAGTAATGACGCCAGGGTGATTCAAGAGTTACAAGAAAAGGTCAAAGCGATAAAGGGTGCGCTTTCCAAAAAAATTGTAGGGCAGCAGGTTGTAATCGATGATCTTCTTGCCTGCTTTCTCTCCGGAGGGCATTGTATTATCACCGGGGTTCCGGGATTGGCTAAAACTATGCTGGTTCAGAATCTGGCACGATGCCTGGATCTTCAGTTTAATCGTGTACAGTTTACCCCCGATCTTATGCCATCAGATATTACCGGCTCAGAGATACTGGTAGAAGACAAGGCCACCGGTGCACGGGAGTTTAAATTTGTGAAGGGGCCTGTTTTCAGCAATATCGTTTTAGCCGATGAGATTAACCGTACTCCACCAAAAACACAATCTGCACTGCTCCAGGCGATGCAGGAGAGCGAGGTAACCTCTTCGGGGGTCAATTACAAGCTCCCGGTTCCTTTTTGGGTGCTTGCAACACAAAACCCAATAGAGCAGGAGGGTACATATCCTCTGCCTGAAGCGCAGCAGGACCGGTTTATGTTTTCCATAGAGATAGGCTACCCCGATGAGCAATCGGAATTAGAGATCGCACGATCGATGTTTAGTGCTCAAGAGGTCGACCCGGTGGTTGATGCAAAAAGTGTGATGAAATTCAGGGAGTTATTAGGGAGTATGCCGGTGGCTGACTCGGTGGTTAAGGCTGCAGTTACACTGGTTCGCTCAAGCAGACCGGACTCTGCGCAGTGTCCTTCAGCGGTTAAAAAGTACCTGAGTTGGGGAGCGGGTCCCAGGGCTTCGCAATTTTTAGTACTTGCAGCCAAATCGTATGCGCTTTTGGATGGCAGGGCTACGCCGGATAAGGGTGATATAAAACGGGCTGCATATCCGGTATTACGTCACAGGATCGTTCGCTCGTTTCATGGAGATGTTGATGGAGTGGGGAGTAATGATATAATAAAGGTATTGCTGGAAAAGTCCTGTAGGTGA
- a CDS encoding lysylphosphatidylglycerol synthase transmembrane domain-containing protein has translation MSGKKVLQVVAGLVLAGAGLAFFFRHPDLNVGVLIEQIKTTDIKIIGAIVILSVASLWLRALRWRILLPDIEKTHRKGLFSIVTIAFMVNNIMPARLGEAARAVLLWKKNNYTLTLSISSLVFERIIDSLVFLSFFFLPVLITGKIPQLHIYALIASGIFSLAIIAFFLYWRFPVFFASFSRKLTTYLPQKTAAFLVKTGREITGNLDWMFSFKKVFLVITLSYAIAFSYSSVILLLVGEPGSFGIIESMFGQAFAAFGAAIPLSPGFVGTLHAALLQGLVFLEVPMEKAGAAVVIYHALPFLVVTAVGLFFLISTNITFKDINDAANQVKSSKMKTDEYERAK, from the coding sequence GTGAGTGGTAAAAAAGTACTGCAAGTTGTAGCCGGACTTGTGCTTGCGGGCGCAGGTTTGGCATTTTTTTTTAGACACCCCGATCTAAATGTTGGGGTTTTGATCGAGCAGATTAAAACTACAGATATAAAAATAATTGGGGCGATAGTCATTCTTTCGGTAGCATCGCTTTGGCTTCGGGCTTTAAGGTGGCGTATTTTGCTTCCTGATATCGAAAAGACCCATAGAAAGGGCCTCTTTTCTATTGTAACCATCGCCTTCATGGTCAACAATATCATGCCTGCAAGGCTTGGCGAGGCAGCCAGAGCTGTGTTGCTCTGGAAGAAAAATAACTACACCCTCACTCTGAGTATAAGCTCTCTTGTTTTTGAGAGGATAATCGATTCACTTGTATTTCTTTCATTTTTCTTTCTTCCCGTTTTAATTACCGGGAAAATTCCTCAGCTTCACATTTATGCTCTTATTGCATCGGGAATATTCTCGCTTGCAATCATTGCATTTTTTCTATATTGGCGTTTCCCTGTGTTTTTTGCATCGTTTTCAAGGAAACTTACAACGTATTTACCACAAAAAACAGCTGCTTTTTTGGTGAAAACCGGTAGAGAGATCACGGGAAATCTTGACTGGATGTTTTCATTTAAAAAAGTGTTTCTGGTGATTACTTTATCCTATGCGATTGCTTTCAGTTACTCTTCTGTGATTCTTCTTTTAGTTGGTGAGCCGGGAAGTTTTGGAATAATTGAGAGCATGTTTGGCCAGGCGTTTGCCGCTTTTGGAGCAGCCATTCCACTTTCACCGGGATTTGTTGGTACTCTTCACGCAGCATTGCTTCAGGGACTTGTTTTTTTAGAGGTGCCTATGGAGAAAGCCGGAGCTGCGGTAGTCATTTATCACGCATTACCCTTTTTGGTGGTAACCGCGGTTGGCCTGTTTTTCCTAATCAGTACAAATATTACATTTAAGGATATAAATGATGCTGCAAATCAGGTAAAATCCTCTAAAATGAAAACGGATGAGTATGAAAGAGCAAAGTAA